DNA from uncultured Fusobacterium sp.:
ATACATTATTAAAACTCATAGTTTCTATTTTACCATTAAGTTCTTTTTCCTCTCCATAGTGATCTTGTTCAACTGGAACATCTAATATTTCAATTACTCTATCTGCTGATGGTAATGCTTCTTGAAGATCATTATTTTTATTTACAAGTCTTTTTAATGGTTGACTCATTAATCCTAAAGCTGTAACAAAAGAGATTAGATCTCCAGCACTCATTGTTTTAGCTACTAAAATTTGATATCCCCCATAAGAAGCTACTAATAATACCATAATTGTTGTAATAACTTCATTGATAGGAGATACTTTTGCTTTTATTTTAGTACTTTTATATGATTTTTGGAACTCATCCATACTTATCTCTTTATATCTCTCAATCATATCATCACTATTATTAAAAGCTTTAATTACAAATACTCCAGATAGTGTTTCTTGAATAAAAGCTGTTACTGCTCCTGAAGTATCTTGTCTAATTCTTCCAGATTTTCTAATTTTTTTAGTGTATTTCTTTACTGTATTTATTATTAATGGCATAACAATAAGAGATATCAAAGCAAGAATAAAATCTACTTGAAACATCCTAAAAGTCAAAGCTATAACTGTTAAAAATTCTTTAAACATATCAAATATAATAAATCCTATTCTTCCCAATGTTGCAGAATCTCCAGACAATCTAGCCATTATATCTCCAAGCTTATTTTGTTTAAAATAAGACATTGGAAGATGTTGTAAATGTGTATATACATCTATTTTTATATCTCTTTTTATTGTCTCTGTAACATAGTTAGAGGATATTGATGCAAAATATCCTGTTAAAACTTTAGTAATCGTTGCCACAAAAATTCCAATGATTACTAAAACCATCATTCTTGCATTTTTATTTACAAGCACATCATCTATTAAATACTTACTCAACCAAGCTGGTACTGCTCCCATTGCTGAACTTATAGTAGACATAACTATAACTGCAAACATAACCCACTTATATTTAAAACTATACCTTAAAAAAGTATTTAAAGATTTATTTTTAAAAATTCCTAATTTTTCCTTCATTGTTCTCCTTTTATAAGAAACTCCCCATAACTTTTTATTATATTATTACCAGAAAGTTTTTCTCTCACCTCTGCTATATCTCTTGCAACCTTTTCTTTGCATTTTTCAAAATGCTCTAAATATTTTTCTATCTCTTGAACATTACATCTCTCCTGTAAAAGTTCAGGATAGACCTCTCTATTCAATGTTAAATTAGGTAAAGAAACAAATCCTAATTTAAGTATATGTCTCGCTATAAAGGCATTTATAAATCCTGTTTTATATATCACTACTACAGGTATTCCTAATAAAGCTAACTCCAATGTTACAGTTCCTGAGGCAGCTATAGCAGTTTTACACTCTTTAACACACTCAGCTAAAGTTTTATTTTCTATTTCAATTTCAAGATTTTTATAGATAGTTAAATCCTTCTCTATCCATTTTAAATGCTCTCTACTTGATAATTTTAATAAAAATTTCTCATTTTCTCTCTTCTCTATAAGCTCTAACATAATAGGAAAGAGTGTTTTTATCTCTTGTTTTCTACTTCCAGGTAATAGTAAAATCTTATCTCCTGTTCTTTCAACTACTGAGTATTTATCTACAAAAGGATTTCCAAAATATACAACTTTTACTCCCTCTTTTTTATAAAAATCCACTTCCCATGGGAATATAACCATTATATGATCAGCTTTTACAAGCTTTTTTATTCTTCCCTTTCCCCAAATCCATAATTTTGGTGGAATATAGTAGAATACTTCAACTTCAGGAACTTCCTTTTTTAAAAGCTCCAAGAACTTTAGATTAAATCCTCCATAGTCTACTAAAATAACTTTATCTATCTTCTCTTTTTTTATAAACTCTATATATTCATTGGCTTTTTTCTTCAAGAAACTATATTTTTTTATTATCTCTGTAAAGCCCATTATAGCTAACTCTGTTATATCTTGAATAATCTCTACTCCTTGAGCCTTGCTATGCTCTCCTGCTACTCCATAAAATTTTATATCTTTATTTTCTTGATGTATAGCTTTTACAAGATATGAAAGATGGAGATCTCCTGATACCTCTCCTGTTGATACAAAAAATTTCATAAACATCTCCTTTAAGCTTTTACTCCCATTATAAAGAGGTTGTTTTCTTCAGCTAATTTTATAGCTTCATCTCTATTTAAAAATAGCATTTTCCCAGCTTCCCCAACTATTCCTCTAGCTTTTATTGCAACAGCTCTCTTTATAGTCTCTATTCCAACAGCAGGTATATCAACTCTCATATCCTGTTGAGGTCTAGACATTTTAACTATAATTGTTCTATCTCCTGCTAACTCTCCTCCACGTAAAATAGTTTTATCTGTTCCTTCGATTCCTTCAAGAGCAACTACTGATGAATCCTTACATACAACTGTTTGTCCCGCATCTACTTCACTTAAAGCTTTAGCAGCTTCTATTCCTATTTTTATAGTTTTTAACTCCTCAGAGCTTGGAGCTATCTTAGTATAGCATCTATCTTCAAACATAAAATTTTTTAAGAGATAGTTTTGAGGTAAAACTTTTATTCCATTTAATCTAAAAAATGCTATAACTGCAAAAAGGAGAGTCTCATCCTTCTTGTCAGGCAATCTCTTCAGAAGTTCCTCTCCATATTTGTCTAATTTCATCTCTTTAAAAATAAGTTCTTTTTCCACTTTTCCAAGCATCACTATTTGATCTATCTCATTAAGAAGAAAATGTTTTATTATTCCTCCTACTTCCCCAATATTAAATGCTTTAAAAGAGCTGTATTTTTTAATTTCAGGTTCAATAGTATCAAAAAGTCCTATTGGGAAAACACTGATATTTTGCTTTTCAGCCTCTTGCAAGAAATAAAGGGGTAACTTTCCATTACCTACTATTATTCCTATTTTTTTCATTATCTTGTTATCCCCCTGTTGCTTCCATTAATAAATTCAAGAAGATATTTTATATTTTTATCTTCTCCATATTGTTCTTCGGCTTGTTTAACTGCCTCTTTTAATGGAAGTCCATTTCTAAATATTATTCTGTAAACCTTTTTAAGATTAGAAAGCTCTTCATCTGTGAAACCTCTTCTTCTTAAACCTATGCTATTTAAACCTCTTATCTCAGCTTTATTTCCTTCAGCTAGTACAAAAGGACAGATATCTTGGTTTACAGCACTTGCTCCACCAATCATAGAATAAGATCCTATTCTACAGAATTGATGTACTGGTGTAAGCCCTCCTATTATAGCAAAACTATCTACTACTACATGCCCTGCTAATGTTACATTATTTGCAAGAATACATCCATCTCCAACAATAACATCGTGAGCTACATGAACATACGCCATCAATAGATTTCCATTTCCTATTCTTGTTTCCCATCTATCATCTGTTCCTCTATGAATAGTTACAAACTCTCTTATAGAGTTTCTATTTCCTATAATAGTTTTTGTTGGTTCATTTTTATATTTTAAATCTTGAGAAGCTTTTCCAATAGAAACAAACGAGTAAATTGTATTTTCTTCTCCTATTTCTGTTATTCCCTCTATAACTACATGAGATTGTAAAACTGTATTTTTACCTATTTTTACATCTTTTCCTATTATACAGTAAGGTCCTATTTTTACTCCATCTTCTATAACTGCTCCCTCTTCAATGATTGCAGTGTTATGAATTTCTACCAACCTAAACTCCCCCAATCTTATTTATCTGTTATACAGAATGTAAATGTTGCTTCACAAGCTACAGTTCCATCTACTTTGGCTACTCCATGAGCTTTTACAAAGTTTCTTTTTATTTTTTCTACTTCAACTTCATAAATTACTTGATCTCCAGGTCTTATAGGACTTTTAAATTTTGCCCCTTCAACTCCTACAAAGTAAGGAACTTTTCCTTCAATTCCGTCCATTACAAGTACTCCTAAACATTGAGCCATTCCTTCAACAATAAGAACTCCTGGCATTATAGGGTGTCCTGGAAAGTGTCCATTAAAGAACTCTTCATTAATAGTTACATTTTTTAATCCTCTTATTTTTTGTTCCTCTTTATTAACCTCAATAATTCTATCCACTAATAAAAATGGGTATCTGTGTGGAATTCTTTTCATAATTTCTAAAGTATCTAACATGTTTTCCTCCTAAATTTTCTTTTACTAATTTTTATTTAATAATTTTGCAAATTCTATATCTAAAGCATGTCCTGCTTTGATTGCTATTATATGAGCTTTAATAGGTCTATTTAAAACTTTAAAATCTCCTATTATATCAAGCATCTTATGTCTTACAAACTCATCTTCAAATCTTAATCCATCTGGATTTAAAACTCCATCTTTCTTAATAACGATAGCATTTTCAAGAGTTCCTCCAAGAGCTAGATTATTTTGTTTCAAATACTCTATCTCATAATCAAAACCAAAAGTTCTTGCTGGTGCTATCTCTTTTTTATAAGTTTCTAAATCTATATCAAACTCAGCTAATTGTGATTTTAAGAAAGTATGATTAAATTTTATTGTATAAGTTATCTTATATCCATCATATGGTAATGCCACTATATTTTTATCATTTACACTTAAATATACAGGCTCTTTAACTACTATAGGTTCTACTTTTTCACCTAACTCTTTAATTCCAGCCTCTTCAAATAGTTCAATAAATTTCTTAGCACTTCCATCACATATAGGAAGTTCATTTCCATTTAACTCTACTATCAAATCTGTTATTCCTGCAACATATAGTGCTGATAAAAAATGCTCTATTGTATAAACCTCTGCTCCATATTCATTGTGAAGATTTGTTCCTCTAGTTAGATCAAAGGTATTTTCTATATCAAGAACTATCTGATTTTTTCCCTCTTCAAGATCTTTTCTTACAAAGATAATTCCATTATCATGTGGAATTAATCTCATATCTATATTTTCACCTTTGTGAAGCCCTATTCCTGAATAGCTTATCTCTTTTGCTAATGTCTTTCTATACATCCTTAACCCCTTTCTTAGTTTTTAGTTAAAAATTTATCTGCAACTGCCATAGCAATCTCTCTTCTTCCATCAACAAAATTTATCTCAACTTTCTTTTCATTTACCCCTATGACAATTCCCAAACCAAATTTTTTATGGAAAACTTTTTCTCCAATTGAATATGGAAATGATTTTGTTTGTGCATTTTTTTTCAAATCATCAAGAGTTATTACCTTTTTAAATTGTGATAGATCTGATTTTGGTTTTTCTCTTTTAATTTCTAGAACTTTTGTATTACGCTCTAGTAAATTTTCTGGAATCTCCTCAATAAATTTTGATGGAGTTCTAAAACTTTCTTGTCCATACATAAATCTGTTAGCTGCATAAGATATGTATAATCTATCCTCTGCTCTTGTTATAGCAACATAACAAAGTCTTCTCTCTTCCTCTAACTCTTTAGGTTCAAAAATTGCCCTTTGTCCTGGGAAAATTTCATCTTCCATTCCTGCTATAAATACATTTGGAAACTCTAGCCCTTTTGAGTTATGAATAGTCATTAATTTTACATAATCTCTCTCATCTTCAAGATTATCAGTTGCACTTACCAATGAAACATTTTCAAGATACTCTCTCAATGTCATTGTCTCCACAACTTCTTCCATCTCTTTAATAGAGTTTTTTAACTCCTCTATATTCTCTCTTCTGCTCTCTGCATCTTCATATGTACTATCTAAATAATCATAATACCTAATTTTTTTAACTAAAGTTTTAAAAAGTTCAGAAACAGTTTCACTTTCACTAATCTCTCTAAAATATTCCATCATATCATAAAACTCTGAAAGAACTATTCTCATATTAGCTGTTAAAGTAGTGATCTCTTGAGATTTTCCCAACGCTTCATAAACTGAAATTCCATTTTCTT
Protein-coding regions in this window:
- the lpxC gene encoding UDP-3-O-acyl-N-acetylglucosamine deacetylase, whose amino-acid sequence is MYRKTLAKEISYSGIGLHKGENIDMRLIPHDNGIIFVRKDLEEGKNQIVLDIENTFDLTRGTNLHNEYGAEVYTIEHFLSALYVAGITDLIVELNGNELPICDGSAKKFIELFEEAGIKELGEKVEPIVVKEPVYLSVNDKNIVALPYDGYKITYTIKFNHTFLKSQLAEFDIDLETYKKEIAPARTFGFDYEIEYLKQNNLALGGTLENAIVIKKDGVLNPDGLRFEDEFVRHKMLDIIGDFKVLNRPIKAHIIAIKAGHALDIEFAKLLNKN
- the fabZ gene encoding 3-hydroxyacyl-ACP dehydratase FabZ; protein product: MLDTLEIMKRIPHRYPFLLVDRIIEVNKEEQKIRGLKNVTINEEFFNGHFPGHPIMPGVLIVEGMAQCLGVLVMDGIEGKVPYFVGVEGAKFKSPIRPGDQVIYEVEVEKIKRNFVKAHGVAKVDGTVACEATFTFCITDK
- the lpxB gene encoding lipid-A-disaccharide synthase — translated: MKFFVSTGEVSGDLHLSYLVKAIHQENKDIKFYGVAGEHSKAQGVEIIQDITELAIMGFTEIIKKYSFLKKKANEYIEFIKKEKIDKVILVDYGGFNLKFLELLKKEVPEVEVFYYIPPKLWIWGKGRIKKLVKADHIMVIFPWEVDFYKKEGVKVVYFGNPFVDKYSVVERTGDKILLLPGSRKQEIKTLFPIMLELIEKRENEKFLLKLSSREHLKWIEKDLTIYKNLEIEIENKTLAECVKECKTAIAASGTVTLELALLGIPVVVIYKTGFINAFIARHILKLGFVSLPNLTLNREVYPELLQERCNVQEIEKYLEHFEKCKEKVARDIAEVREKLSGNNIIKSYGEFLIKGEQ
- the lpxA gene encoding acyl-ACP--UDP-N-acetylglucosamine O-acyltransferase — protein: MVEIHNTAIIEEGAVIEDGVKIGPYCIIGKDVKIGKNTVLQSHVVIEGITEIGEENTIYSFVSIGKASQDLKYKNEPTKTIIGNRNSIREFVTIHRGTDDRWETRIGNGNLLMAYVHVAHDVIVGDGCILANNVTLAGHVVVDSFAIIGGLTPVHQFCRIGSYSMIGGASAVNQDICPFVLAEGNKAEIRGLNSIGLRRRGFTDEELSNLKKVYRIIFRNGLPLKEAVKQAEEQYGEDKNIKYLLEFINGSNRGITR
- a CDS encoding ABC transporter ATP-binding protein — its product is MKEKLGIFKNKSLNTFLRYSFKYKWVMFAVIVMSTISSAMGAVPAWLSKYLIDDVLVNKNARMMVLVIIGIFVATITKVLTGYFASISSNYVTETIKRDIKIDVYTHLQHLPMSYFKQNKLGDIMARLSGDSATLGRIGFIIFDMFKEFLTVIALTFRMFQVDFILALISLIVMPLIINTVKKYTKKIRKSGRIRQDTSGAVTAFIQETLSGVFVIKAFNNSDDMIERYKEISMDEFQKSYKSTKIKAKVSPINEVITTIMVLLVASYGGYQILVAKTMSAGDLISFVTALGLMSQPLKRLVNKNNDLQEALPSADRVIEILDVPVEQDHYGEEKELNGKIETMSFNNVSFHYDDSPELILKNINLDIKAGEVVAFVGKSGSGKTTLVNLIPRFFEASEGNIEVNGINIKNLSLKKYRDYIGVVPQESFLFSGTIYDNIAFGKTGVTEEDIIKAAKMANAYNFIMELPNQFKTEVGERGTMLSGGQKQRIAIARALIQNPEIMILDEATSALDTESERLVQDALDKLMANRTTFVIAHRLSTIINADKIVVMENGEIKEIGNHKELLRLNGLYRHLYEIQFGKQEEIKEVVLV
- a CDS encoding LpxI family protein; translated protein: MKKIGIIVGNGKLPLYFLQEAEKQNISVFPIGLFDTIEPEIKKYSSFKAFNIGEVGGIIKHFLLNEIDQIVMLGKVEKELIFKEMKLDKYGEELLKRLPDKKDETLLFAVIAFFRLNGIKVLPQNYLLKNFMFEDRCYTKIAPSSEELKTIKIGIEAAKALSEVDAGQTVVCKDSSVVALEGIEGTDKTILRGGELAGDRTIIVKMSRPQQDMRVDIPAVGIETIKRAVAIKARGIVGEAGKMLFLNRDEAIKLAEENNLFIMGVKA